One stretch of Gambusia affinis linkage group LG05, SWU_Gaff_1.0, whole genome shotgun sequence DNA includes these proteins:
- the znf526 gene encoding zinc finger protein 574, with the protein MMADGGQEEAEDMYVEHQYMCSECQQLFGTLEEVLIHQQIHTAQENDAEASGIGQGQHYQCLECGSLLVNAEELLQHQEMHMREAGMEVEQQEVCEVQELEQASSEAQGPVQYQCLDCLALFDSPDTWLEHRRTHSRSSTHSNTQASNEYVLQADGSITPLNNMQNFVLSEQQAGEILAQVLSQQQQQKKTRRSSSKPAGSTRSYLLPPVTPTPGSATMHLQILTAQALADGSTVPSQHRSKQPMLLSALGQSSSAKLEVLENGVQRLEFRLAPSASQQQQQSAELVVIHPYECSECALLFNTPEDFLQHQGEHFLGQDKESGGPGVMSGLEEMRGSEEALLKSQDLRSRAAEMKALGLAKPLRCELCDRAFTSINRLAAHKRVHEEGTHECPECGKVFKKALSLQTHIGTHSGVARYLCVDCGNGFTTEMTLIMHRKVHVADPFHRCQICNKTFTNMTKYLYHRRTHLEQDSSGTATHIFVASPPQRASASALAILQRAREKKQPQIDEAGINEQAPLSEEEMEQLRNPQSESPRTLDVEETTEEKDNVQMEAAHEQVMTKDVAISGSVDEAASGDSASSSDKGPFSCRSCSKTFPSQLLLAHHRSKSHTPQRRFVCGVCGKFFKKQIHAQNHMRIHTGEKPFQCSDCGKTFSLLANLMRHTLIHSGVRPYRCDVCYRSFSQSSNLRQHSLLHSSAPKLACPECPATFRWPNKLAAHRFTQHPGAPAPFPCPHCEAGFLTKSQRESHCVEQHPTPVQNPSEPSTSTTVIESSGDLTSWGKGALDCNICGRKLNSPSNLRLHRLSHFSLGRGRPQRSAGKRPKAHQCPICCKLFVSSSAVALHQRVHTGERPFPCQVCGKRFRQSTHLREHMRVHTGERPFRCETCGKGFIQSMHLTEHRRTHTGERPHVCPLCSKAFKTFSNLRNHKKTHARQQRLDEEAAATEAGSAVAVVDASVVDLANGQTQLIQIQTSDLQQTQGTPTIMCNEFGETIAIIETSEGGALPLEQALEIYQRALENGLAADPAAEGLQLL; encoded by the exons ATGATGGCAGACGGGGggcaggaggaggcagaggacatGTATGTGGAGCACCAGTACATGTGCAGTGAGTGCCAGCAGCTCTTCGGCACCCTGGAGGAGGTTCTGATCCACCAGCAGATCCACACGGCCCAGGAAAACGATGCTGAGGCCTCAGGTATTGGCCAGGGTCAGCACTACCAGTGTCTGGAGTGTGGGAGCCTCCTTGTGAATGcagaagagctgctgcagcatcagGAGATGCACATGAGAGAGGCTGGGATGGAGGTCGAGCAACAAG AGGTGTGTGAGGTTCAGGAGTTGGAGCAGGCCAGCTCAGAGGCGCAGGGACCCGTTCAGTACCAGTGCCTCGACTGCCTGGCTCTGTTTGACTCCCCTGATACCTGGCTGGAGCACCGGCGAACACACAGCAGGAGCAGCACACACAGCAACACACAGGCTTCGAAT GAGTATGTGCTGCAGGCGGACGGCTCCATCACTCCTCTCAACAACATGCAGAACTTTGTGCTGAGTGAGCAGCAGGCTGGAGAGATCCTGGCACAG GTGctttcccagcagcagcagcagaagaagactCGTAGATCTTCCTCCAAACCTGCTGGGTCCACCCGTTCCTACCTGCTACCCCCTGTAACCCCGACTCCTGGATCCGCCACCATGCACCTGCAGATCCTCACCGCTCAAGCTCTGGCTGATGGCTCCACCGTCCCAAGCCAGCACCGCTCCAAGCAGCCAATGCTGCTGTCTGCTTTGGGTCAGAGTTCCTCGGCAAAGCTGGAGGTCCTGGAAAACGGTGTTCAGAGACTGGAGTTCAGGCTGGCGCCTAGCgccagccagcagcagcagcaatcagcCGAGCTGGTGGTCATCCACCCTTACGAGTGCTCAGAGTGTGCCCTTCTCTTCAATACTCCAGAGGACTTCCTCCAGCACCAGGGGGAGCACTTCCTGGGCCAGGACAAGGAGAGTGGAGGGCCGGGTGTCATGAGTGGCCTTGAGGAGATGCGAGGAAGCGAAGAGGCTCTGCTGAAGTCACAGGATCTgaggagcagagcagcagagatgaaGGCGTTGGGTTTGGCCAAACCCCTACGCTGTGAGCTCTGCGACCGCGCCTTCACCTCCATCAACCGGCTCGCCGCTCACAAGCGTGTTCACGAGGAGGGAACGCACGAGTGTCCGGAGTGCGGGAAGGTCTTCAAGAAAGCACTGTCACTGCAGACGCACATAGGCACTCATTCAGGTGTTGCACGGTATCTGTGTGTGGACTGTGGGAATGGTTTCACTACTGAGATGACGCTCATCATGCACAG AAAGGTACATGTTGCAGATCCATTTCACAGGTGTCAGATCTGCAACAAAACCTTCACCAACATGACTAAATACCTCTACCATCGTCGGACCCACCTTGAACAGGATTCATCAGGAACAGCCACTCACATCTTTGTG GCTTCACCTCCACAAAGAGCATCTGCCTCCGCTCTTGCTATCCtacagagagcaagagagaagAAGCAACCTCAAATAGATGAAGCAGGAATCAATGAGCAGGCTCCACTCTCAGAAGAAGAGATGGAGCAACTGAGGAATCCACAGTCTGAGTCTCCGAGGACTCTGGATGTCGAAGAAACGACGGAGGAGAAGGACAATGTTCAAATGGAAGCAGCTCATGAGCAGGTTATGACGAAAGATGTCGCAATTTCCGGTTCTGTCGATGAAGCCGCGTCAGGAGACAGCGCCTCGTCGTCAGACAAAGGGCCGTTTAGTTGTCGTTCGTGTTCGAAGACGTTTCCCTCCCAGCTGCTGCTTGCTCACCATCGCAGCAAGTCCCACACTCCTCAGCGCAGGTTTGTGTGCGGCGTATGCGGGAAGTTCTTCAAGAAGCAGATCCATGCGCAGAACCACATGCGCATACACACGGGTGAGAAGCCCTTCCAGTGTTCAGACTGTGGTAAAACGTTCTCCCTGCTGGCCAATCTGATGCGCCACACACTCATCCATTCTGGAGTTCGCCCGTACCGCTGCGACGTGTGTTATCGCTCCTTCTCCCAGTCGTCAAACCTGCGTCAACACAGCCTGCTGCACTCCAGCGCGCCCAAGCTTGCCTGCCCCGAATGCCCTGCCACATTTCGCTGGCCCAACAAGCTGGCGGCGCACCGCTTCACTCAGCACCCTGGAGCTCCAGCTCCTTTTCCCTGTCCTCACTGTGAAGCGGGTTTTCTGACCAAGAGTCAGCGGGAAAGTCACTGTGTGGAGCAGCACCCGACCCCGGTCCAAAACCCGTCAGAGCCATCTACATCAACAACAGTGATCGAATCATCAGGGGATTTAACCAGCTGGGGTAAAGGAGCCTTAGATTGTAATATTTGTGGGAGGAAGCTTAACTCTCCTTCCAACCTGCGGCTTCACAGACTGAGCCACTTCTCCCTGGGTCGAGGACGGCCGCAGCGCAGCGCCGGAAAGCGACCCAAAGCTCACCAATGTCCCATCTGTTGCAAACTGTTTGTGTCATCCTCTGCGGTTGCGCTCCACCAGCGCGTCCACACCGGCGAGCGGCCATTCCCCTGCCAGGTGTGCGGGAAGCGCTTCCGTCAGAGCACACACCTGCGGGAGCACATGCGTGTCCACACAGGTGAGCGGCCGTTTCGCTGCGAAACCTGCGGGAAGGGCTTCATCCAGAGCATGCACCTCACCGAGCACCGCAGGACGCACACGGGCGAGCGGCCGCACGTGTGCCCGCTGTGCAGCAAAGCCTTCAAGACCTTCTCCAACCTGAGGAACCACAAGAAGACCCACGCGAGGCAGCAGAGGCTGGACGAGGAGGCTGCTGCCACAGAGGCTGGCTCTGCAGTGGCGGTGGTGGATGCCTCAGTAGTGGACCTGGCCAACGGACAAACCCAGCTCATCCAGATCCAGACCTCAGATCTACAGCAG ACACAAGGCACCCCCACTATCATGTGTAATGAGTTTGGAGAGACCATCGCCATCATCGAGACGAGCGAGGGAGGGGCTCTGCCTCTGGAGCAGGCGCTGGAGATCTATCAGAGAGCTTTGGAGAACGGCCTCGCTGCGGACCCAGCAGCAGAAGGGCTGCAGCTGCTCTGA